The following coding sequences lie in one Fundulus heteroclitus isolate FHET01 chromosome 20, MU-UCD_Fhet_4.1, whole genome shotgun sequence genomic window:
- the LOC105931838 gene encoding beta-crystallin B3: MTEQQGTPDQLPADKGQGGAGATYKLVVFEFENFRGKKVELSGECKDLLEKTQRVGSVIVESGPWVGFERLGFAGEQFVLDKGEYPRWSTWTSCQSSYTLSSFRPLKVESADHKLHLFENVAFEGRKMEIVDDDVPSLWAHGFQDRVASAKAISGTWVGYTYPGYRGRQYVFEHGDFKHWNAWGATAPQIQSVRRVRDMQWHKRGCYIPPAPAPGPAPAPAPTPAPGPSPVPPNPNPNPNPSLNPQPTPKSQTQPQP; the protein is encoded by the exons TAAG CTGGTTGTATTTGAGTTTGAGAACTTTCGTGGGAAAAAGGTGGAGTTGTCCGGTGAGTGTAAAGACCTGTTGGAGAAGACCCAAAGAGTCGGCTCGGTCATTGTGGAGTCAGGACC ATGGGTAGGATTTGAGCGTCTGGGTTTCGCTGGAGAGCAGTTTGTTCTCGACAAAGGAGAGTATCCTCGCTGGAGCACCTGGACTAGCTGTCAGAGTAGCTACACCCTGAGCTCCTTCAGGCCTCTAAAAGTG GAAAGTGCAGATCACAAGTTGCACCTGTTTGAGAATGTGGCATTTGAAGGAAGGAAGATGGAGATTGTTGACGATGACGTACCGAGTCTCTGGGCTCATGGCTTCCAAGACCGTGTGGCTAGTGCTAAGGCTATTTCTGGAAC GTGGGTGGGATACACGTATCCGGGCTACAGAGGGCGCCAGTACGTCTTTGAACATGGAGACTTCAAGCACTGGAACGCTTGGGGAGCCACAGCACCTCAGATCCAGTCCGTCCGACGTGTGCGGGACATGCAGTGGCATAAGAGAGGGTGCTATATTCCACCTGCCCCAGCCCCTggtcctgctcctgctcctgctcctacCCCTGCACCTGGCCCTTCCCCTGTACCGCCAAACCCCAATCCAAATCCTAATCCCAGTCTTAATCCTCAACCCACTCCCAAATCCCAAACTCAACCCCAGCCTTAA